A window of the Deinococcus gobiensis I-0 genome harbors these coding sequences:
- the sucC gene encoding ADP-forming succinate--CoA ligase subunit beta yields the protein MKLHEYQGKEILRQFGVNVQDGKVARTPDEVRGIAREYGQPVVVKAQVHVGGRGKAGGVKFSPTEDKAFENGEKILGMDIKGLTVNKVLVTKAVDIDAGTEYYVGMIVDRNVQSYTLMASAEGGMEIEEVAAATPDKIIKHRVDPVTGLRPYEAREVAIKAGFKGNLNKIADMMVKMSEAALARDAVLVEINPLFVDESGTPLALDTKFEIDDNAMYRHKDLADWRELEAEHPLEIEASKYGFAYVKLDGNVGVLGNGAGIVMTSLDVVNRAGAKPANFLDIGGGAKADIVYNAVKLVSKDSDVKAIFINIFGGITRADEVAKGVIQALQDGILTKPVRMRIAGTAEDEAKALLAEVNSPLIQMYPTMFEAADEAAKEANNAEAK from the coding sequence GTGAAACTTCACGAGTATCAGGGCAAGGAGATTCTGCGCCAGTTTGGCGTGAACGTGCAGGACGGCAAGGTCGCCCGCACGCCCGACGAAGTGCGCGGCATCGCCCGCGAGTACGGCCAGCCGGTCGTGGTCAAGGCGCAGGTCCACGTCGGTGGACGCGGCAAGGCCGGCGGCGTGAAGTTCAGCCCCACCGAGGACAAGGCCTTCGAGAACGGCGAGAAGATCCTGGGCATGGACATCAAGGGCCTGACCGTCAACAAGGTCCTCGTGACCAAGGCCGTGGACATCGACGCGGGCACCGAGTACTACGTGGGCATGATCGTGGACCGCAACGTCCAGAGCTACACCCTCATGGCCTCGGCCGAGGGCGGTATGGAAATCGAGGAAGTCGCCGCCGCGACCCCCGACAAGATCATCAAGCACCGCGTGGACCCCGTCACCGGCCTGCGGCCCTACGAGGCGCGCGAGGTGGCGATCAAGGCCGGCTTCAAGGGCAACCTCAACAAGATCGCCGACATGATGGTCAAGATGAGCGAGGCCGCGCTGGCGCGTGACGCCGTGCTCGTCGAGATCAACCCGCTGTTCGTGGACGAGTCGGGCACCCCGCTGGCCCTGGACACCAAGTTCGAGATCGACGACAACGCGATGTACCGCCACAAGGACCTCGCCGACTGGCGCGAACTCGAAGCCGAGCACCCGCTGGAGATCGAAGCCAGCAAGTACGGCTTCGCCTACGTCAAGCTCGACGGCAACGTCGGCGTGCTGGGCAACGGCGCGGGCATCGTGATGACCTCGCTCGACGTGGTCAACCGCGCCGGCGCCAAGCCCGCCAACTTCCTGGACATCGGCGGCGGCGCCAAGGCCGACATCGTGTACAACGCCGTCAAGCTCGTCAGCAAGGACAGCGACGTCAAGGCCATCTTCATCAACATCTTCGGCGGCATCACCCGCGCCGACGAGGTCGCCAAGGGCGTCATCCAGGCCCTCCAGGACGGCATCCTGACCAAGCCGGTGCGCATGCGCATCGCCGGCACGGCCGAGGATGAGGCCAAGGCGCTGCTCGCGGAAGTGAACAGCCCCCTGATCCAGATGTACCCCACCATGTTCGAG